AATTGTAATTGTAGAAAGAAGAGGGAAAGAAATTGAAGGGGGGATTGAATTGAACCTTTCTTGGAGAGTTTGGCGATCCGGCGGCGCTCCTTGGCCCACTCAAGAACGGAATCCAAATATTTTCTGTCAAGGACGGGATCCAAATATTTTGTGCTGGTAGGACGAGTCCCCGGTGGTAAGGTGGGATAAGGCGGGTAGCGAAGAGGGAGCGGCCGGGAGGCCAAGGTGGTACTACCGGCGGTGGTTGTCTCGTtactcttcctcttcttcggAACCggacctgccgccgccgccgctgctgatgacgccgccgccaactgaTCTtgtatcctctctctcttctccggaTTCCCTTCCGATGTGTGGCTTTCTCCACCCTCGCCGGGGGAAGGGGATGGCATATCGCCGGTCGCTcgagttgcggcggcggcggaggcgaacgGAGGTGGAGATTCTTGGGCTGCCATCAGCAGCCGAGCCCACGACAATTCATGCAAGGCCGGCCTGCCAAGCCCGCAAATTAAACATCCAACCAgcacaaaattttggcaagtttggTAAGGCAAAGCTGTGTTCGGATTGAACCCAAAATAGCAATGGTCCTTCATGTTTAGGGTTTTTACATTTTTCAGAAGTACTGTTATAAGATCTTTTCAAGAAATTGAAATGAGACGTCATTTTGATTCTGACACTGCTGGAGAAAAggtttttaatcccggtttgtaaccccctcactacgaatccgggacatACCTTAGTTCCGGTTGAAATAACTgggattaaaaattaatttttagtccGGGACTAAAATGAGCCAGGCTAGGtctggttggtttttttttctttttttcattgtttttaacattgaatattgatttcactacaTTCCTAGATCATCCATAAATCGTGAAATCTCCAAATCGATCATCATAGAACAAAAGGATCATTTCCAAATCCTCAAACTAATCATCTACagatacatcacaaattctaaaaaggattacatcacaagttctaaaaaatcatcacaaatacaCACATATTCATATCAcatacaaatcaaatacatcacagattatacatttcagatccatgcaatgaatcacaaattctcaaaaaaaaaaaggaccaaaaACAATTAGTGATgccgcagccgcctcccgcctcccctCTGGTAGAGGTGCCGCCCGGCGCGCGGCCCTCCGCGCCgtctggccgccgccgcgtaggCCTCCCTTTGCCACCGCCCCTCCCGATCTGCTTGCTCTTGAGAGGATAAGAtcgaatagagagagagaggaaaggaagaggataagaaaatagaggaggataagggtGGTGGCTGCGGACGACCTGTCCTGGCACGGCACCGCCGCAACCAGCGCACACATGGAGAAGATGAGCACCGATCTCATGGAGTAGAGCGCTAGCCCTAGCCCACAACCCGTGCTGGGGGACACTTTGGAAAATAAAAACTCGATCTATACCTCCGGGCAGCAGAGCAGAGGGAACGGAGCCCTCGTTCCGAGGGGGTACTAATTCTCTTTATGAAGTATTTATTAATAAAAGATATATAGGAATACCTATTCCTATCAGTAGATAGACAAGCATACTATAAGATGCTATCTGGGTAGATAGCATCATGTAGTATTAACGGATAGCAGAGCCTACAGTCGGGTCGGAGCCCTCCTTTCGGGGTCTGTCTATCTTACCTACCCTCGAGTCCAATCTCGGGTAGGCGCTTATAGCAAGTCCCATTCCCTAGACCTTATCCGAGGATCACCTCCACTTTACCCGAGTGCACAATCGGATACTAACATTTACTTTTGGAAGTACCAATCCAAAGAACTATTATTCCCAATGCCAATGTCAACACAGATTATTTATCGATTGATAAGTAAACTCGACTCCTTTATCTTTATACCAAAAAAGTATAAAGTGTGGAAAATAGCATCCGCTGTTATATCGCTCGATAAAGGGCTTCTCGACCCTTTTCAAATTGAAGGTAGAATCATACGCGGACCACCTCAAACTAGCTAAATAGAGAAGGCCCACAAGGGGTAGTTCTCTAAATAGAGAAATGAGCTAGAACCACGGCTTCCTTTTTCTTAATAAAACTGACGCACCCGCTCACCCGAAGTGATTTAGAAAAATTCTTCTTTCTCGATGGTGATCGGTCATGGTATCCATAACGTTGCATCTTTTTCGGCCAAATCCTGATTTCGTTTTGCTTCTCCCGGTCGATCGACTCGACTCTTTTCCCTGCCCCCCGGCCTCTCACTTCGTTTCGTTCTTCCTCTGTACCCTCGCTTGAATGAAGACACCCGATCGGCCCGACTTTCCCAAATGCCCACCACCGGCCCTTATCCTTTCCACTTGTCCTACTCTAAGAAATAGACGAATCATATACTACATACCCCCGTATCGTATGGGGGTATAGTGAGAATGACATAACTAGTATGTCGCGATTTATTATCGCTAAAAATAGATAATAATCCACCTTTCAATAACCAATAAGAAAAGAATCCCTAGTTTGTGTCAAAATTGttcttttttcagaaaaaatgtTCTTATCTTTAGCTCAACAAGACTAAGCTACAGTTCAAATACGAGggctttccaaaaaaaaaaaaaaacacaaatagatGTCAGATGATGAGGAACTGTTCGAGATTAGATTATGTATCTAGAGAGGAAACCTTTTGCAAAGTAGCAAACCATGCGTTAATCTCTCCCAGGAGAAAAAGAAACCAATCACAAGCACTTTGGATTCACGCTACAAAAACTTTGGATTAGTACTGAAGCAGCTAATAAGCTGGCACATACATAGTCAGCTGACATGGGGTCCTCCAAACttctactcccttcatttcacaatgcaagtcattctagcatttcccacattcatatttatattaatgaatcaagacatatatatctatttagattcattaacatcaatataaatatagtaaatGTTAGAATgaattacattgtgaaacggaggaagtactgaaTACTGATATAGTAGCAGCACGTCGTTGAGGGCACATTCGTGGGCCCACGCGGCTGTAATGTGTTGATTGTGTGTGTCTGAGttcataaaaaacaaagttTAGATTCAGTTAATGGCGCTAATCTGACCTTGCTATATATACGGAGGGGCATGGTGTTCTGCTAAGAGCGTAAGAGGCGCAGTAACACTATCTTTACAAAATCTCATCCAAAACTATATCAGCACAACCATTTAGAGGAATGAGGTTGCATCGCTGGTAAGACTTGCCAAATTGTCCCAAAAGCACAATGAGGTTGCCAGATTATCCAAAAGGCACAAGTAGACATCCCTCCCCTTGGTCAGACATATTACTTAGGCAACTTCAATCCCTTGCAGCACCTCTTCAACTCTAGTTAACCTACATTCCAAAACATTTGTCAGTTCCACAAACAATTTTTTACGGTCACAGAAATAAATGTCTTGCGATATGCTAATCAAATCGTTGAATAATTGAGCCATCCAGTTAGCTATATGCCAAAAATAATTGTATCCAAATTGAATGGTTTGATCGTCAACAGGTTAGCTATGACAGTGTTAAACTTTGAATTCTAAATCTGGCTGCATGGGCTGATAATGAAACTAACTTATTTCAAACTATATGAAGCCACACCACAAAacattcaaatatatatataaatatttttggggTTCCTATGATACAACTAACTGCAATGGTTGAGGATAAAATTAGGGATAACAAATACAAAAGTAAGGAACAATAGCTCAACTAACCTGCTTAGAAGCATCAGTGAACTGTACAGGGAAAGTAATACTTTCCCTATATGAGTCGAAGAGATTATGAACTTCAACCTTCATagacaaaaagaacaaaatggGTGTTCAACTTTTTCTTTTACCTTTCAATACTAAAGAACcaagtaacatttttttttttttggtttttgaacATATAGCTTTTTAAGGTACCTTCAGATCGGCTGTCAAATGCATCCCTTTCAGGTATCCCCAACCAAGAGAAAGGAGGTGGTCTTCTAACTGCTCACAGAgtgtaattaaatatttaaatataaccCATATACTATATTTATAGACATAGTAAAGTGATTAATAAAGACTAAGAGTTCTACTCACCTGGGATAAAGTAGAACAATCAATATCCTGAAAATCAATCACGTCCCCTCGTCTAATACCAAGCTTTTCAGCAGTAGAATCAATGAGCACCTATGAGACCAAAAGAGTCAAATACTATGAGAAAATGAATTAATCAGCTATCACCTATGAGACCAAACGAGTCAAATACtaggagaaaaatatatgtaacaGAATAGTATTATACCTGACTCACAATGAAACCACTGGTGATATTATAGTCACGACAGAGTTCCTCCTGAATGGAGACATCCAGTAGTTCCACTGACTTCAATTGCATGCCAAGCAAGGGGCGAGCAACACGGCTAAAAATAAGTTGGATTTAGAGCATCAGTTCCAAAAGTAAactatacaatatttttttggcTAAGCCATAAGGGCTCCATAAGGCAACAGTACCATGTCTTTCAGTTTACAAGGCACATATAAGGATGTATTGACTGTTCCATGCTCCTATCAGTTTATATTTCAGTGCAGGAATGGGGTAATTGCCTCCATAACATCAAATTTGTTGCATATTGGCAAACATACCATCCAATCCATTATTACCATTTATcctcaatattatttattatgaACATGTTAAGAAAAATGCATTCATGCATAGCATGTCATTGTAATGAACAATGAGCAAGCAGGAACACGTTCAGACAGTTGACATGAGTAGATCACGATTCACAAGAGAGACCATAAACACCATTGAATACTTTCTAGCGCTTGAAACATTGTAATTAGCTGATAGGATGTTGACAGAGTGGTAAAAGGTGAAAAAGCACTGTCAACAATAATGACTGCCCATAAATTTTACATTTAGATAGCAACAGGTAAGAAAAGGGAACAGACCTAAACTGATCCCACATCTCCATGCAAGTCATGATTGTCTTGATAGAGATAACGACCGGACCCGGATTTTCTTCAAATGCAATCCCAATCATATTGCCATCATGGTCAACCACTGGCCCTCCTGAACCACCCTACATTAAAGAGAGACTCCAAAATTAACGAGAATATAAGAATGCATTAAAATGCCAGCATAATAATGCATCAATACCTCAGGAATATCACAGCTCAGAAACATATTGTGGTTCCTCAATAACACAGGGTAATCTGTCCATGAAATTGTTCCATGGCTAACCATTAAAGAcatgttttcacccctacccaATGCAAATATGACCTGACCGTAGTTTGTGCCCGATCCAAAAGAAGGGACCTCCAACTTGTAGTCTCCCATGACTTCCAAAAGAGCAATACCGTAGTGCACATTGTAGAACAACAACCTTCCTTCTGTTGTTGTATTATTTGGCATACTGACAGATAGCTGGAAAGTTGAGACTTGATCAACTATAGTTAACTTGTATACAAAGGACTAATAGGCGAAAAGGAAATCATAAGAACTAAAATAGATAAGAACCTTAGAAACATTAAGTGAGTTAATTAAGATAACTGAAGAATGAgcaaaaaatttagaaaaaaaaatcaacatcacAGAGAATAACATGAAAAAGGCATGCAAGGTTTAATGTCCATATTCTGTAACAGCTGCACATCTCTAAAGAAAAGACAACCAGGCACATAATAAGATCTTAAAACAGTGCTAAGCCATGGTTAGACAAACATGCATTGGTGTTACTTACCTTTCACAAGAACCAAcactaataatatataaatgcGAGCTGAAAGTGCTACCATGCAAAGCTCATTGACTTGACAAGGAAATTGAACTCCTTATGCTACCGGGAAATCAAGGGATGGCTTGGGTGCATGAAATTCATGGAAATAAACTGTAAATAATTTAGAAAGGGCTCACGATAAGGTAATTAAATTGACTCTTTTAAGAAGTTTCGAGGGTGAAGGGGTTTTTCTTCATTGTACCTTTGTGGCATAAAGAGAATTAACGTGCTGGTGAAGGAGTTTGTAGAATTGATATTTTAACAGAAGAAGTTAGTGTGTGTCCAAACTCATAGAGATCTGTTATAAGATATTTCCCATTGCTAGAAACTTGCTGTCTAATGGGTTGCTTGACATTACATAATTTTGGTTTGTGGAGCAAAAGCAAAGTGCTAGAATTTCTGGTGTGGGATAATATTAAGTGGAAAGAGGCCTATGGAATGCTCGGTGGCCAAGTGGACAATGCaacctgttcttttttttttttttttgccaaacagTCTCAAGTTTGTATTAAAATACCTCACGATTTCTATTCAATTTCAAGAATTCAGCAAGTTGAGCTACAATGAGCAATTACTTCCCTAATTAACAGCAACGTAAATTGAAACTTACATGATAAACAAAGAGGATCGATCAGACAACAGGCAGCAATTGGTAActcaaaaagttaaaacgaaTTGCAGACGACATGATCAACTACAGTTATGAGATATGAAGCATTTAACATAGACTATACATACAcagggcatatatatataattcaaagAAGAGAGTTATGTACCTTGAGTGCTGGGTTATGCAATTCACCATTGAAGTCACAAACAACAGAAGCAGCAGTGAGGATCTTGGCACGTTTGTTAGCCCCATCCCAACCAATTACGACGCCAGTGCACCGGGAAATCAATCCACCCCCATCTGCAAAGTCATCGAATGCCATTTATCAACCATCAATAGCTACCTAGGAGAAATATGAATCATATGAACGAAAAATAACGAATTGAGCCTTAGATAACTGTGTTACTACCAGGCATTGTGGATGAAACACTGACAACGGAGCGAGCCACACGCAGCACCATGGCCTTGTCTTGTGATGTGACGACGGCATCTGCAGTGATGGGATCCATGGGCAAATCCCTGAGAGTGGGGATATCTTTACATTGAGCTAACGCACGAAAAGAAGGATGGATGGCGGTCAGTGGCCATGGATCAAAACAAATTGTAATTGTAGAAACAAGAAGGAAAGAAATTGAAGGAGGATTGAATTGAACCTTTCTTGGAGAGTTTGGCGATCCGGCGGCGCTCCTTGGCCCAGTCAAGGACGGAATCCAAATATTTTCTGGTAGGACGAGTCCCCGGTGGTAAGGTGGGATAAGGCGGgtagcgaggagggagagggcgggAGGCCAAGGTGGTACTACCGGCGGTGGTTGTCTCGCtactcttcctcttcttcgccgccgctgctgacgacgacgacgacgccgccaacTGATCTTGTATCTTCTCCGGATTCCTTTCCGATGTGTGGCTTTGTCCACCCTCGCCGGGGGAAGGAGGGGATGCCATATCGCCGCTCGCTcgagttgcggcggcggcggcggcgaacggaggTGGAGATTCTTGGGCTGCCATCAGCGGCCGAGCCCACGACAATTAAAGCAAGGCCGGCCTGCCAAGCCCGCAAAGCATCCAACCAgcacaaaattttggtaagtttggTAAGGCAAAGCTGTGTTCCGATTGAACCTAAAATAGCAATAGTCCTTTCTGTTTAGGGTTTTTAAAGTTTTTAGAAGCACTGTTATAAGATCTTTTCAAGAAATTGAAATGAGACGTCATTTTGGTAATTTGGTTCTGACACTGCTGGAGAAATggtttttaatcccggtttgtaaccccctcactacgaatccgggacataccttagtcccggttgaaataactgagattaaaaatcaatttttagtccgggactaaagatgagcCAGGCCAGGtctggttgtttttttttatatttttcattgttttttaacattaaatattgatttcactacaTTCCCAGGTCATCCATAAATCGTGAAATCTCCAAATCGATCATCAACAAAAGATCATTTCCAAATCCTCAAATTGATCATCTACagatacatcacaaattctaaaaaagattacatcacaagttctaaaaaaatcatcacaaatacaCACATATTcatatcacacacaaatcaaatacatcacagaatATACATCTtagatccatgcaatgaataccaaattctcaaaaaaaaaaaaaggaccaaaaACAATCAGCGAAGTCGCAGCCGCCTCCTGCCTCCCCACTGGCAAAGGCGTCGCGCCACCGCCCACCTACACCGTCTGGCCGCTGCCGCGCAGGCCTCCCTTTGCCACCGCGCGCTCCCGATTTGCTTGCTCTTGAGGGGATAAGAGAggataagaaaagagaggaggaggataaGGGAAGAGGTGGTTGCTAGAGGATAAGGgcgagggattatatactatgcaccgatttttagtcccggttggtgtttccAACCGGAAATAAAAAGAGTAAGGAGGTGGACACTTTTTCAATCAAGACTAAAAATGTCCCGGTTGGTGATCATACAATGGTTATGGGCTTTTCAACCagggctaaagatgattttttaaTCCCAGTTTTTTAATGAACCGGGGCTACGTGGATTTTGGCCGATcggtaaagatggtttctccagtagtgtgaagaaaaaacaatagtatttgaaaaatacatcacatagagcACTAGCATGCATGTGTAATACTTTCtttgaaaattaaacataatcATTTGATTATGTATTTAAGAGAGATTTCTTGAGTCAATTGTAGCTACTATATATGAGTTAAAACTACTACTAAGAATGTGCTATACTCAATGTTGAAATAGCAGTCTTCCGAACTGAAAATTTTGGGAGATACTAGCAATGGCTCTGTATGAACTTGAAACTGAATTCCTAGTTCCTCCCATTCCTAGTCACTATCATTGTCCAAATATAGAGAAGTACTTTCATATTTTTCCTATGACAAGCAGAAGAAACGGGAATGTCGCTGGCACCAGTGATATTATTAGTGGCATTTGGAAGAAAGAGTAATCGATTAAAAGGAGCGGTGTTCGGTAACTCCGGTATgcaagagcaagtacaatagtgggctataagccagctataagcatattttaaagagataaaggaagagagagaagagcagcggactacagatatgtagctagctgcagcacggactccaagacgtaatgtgtgtatgacaagtgagACCAAGTACTAAttgtatagtaagcaattattgtataaattggctattacattggctatagatgatttggagctagcagtgggctatattattaaacttgctctaaggagGCATGTAGCGCCTTGTAACTACTATTGACAATCATGGCTTGCATGTCTCGTTTGCAGTACATTATGCATGCGCACCATGAAAGACAGTGGAAGAGCCAGATTTACACATGCTACGTATCTTGGTCTCTTGGAGGAGGCCTAATATGCGGAGTATTACTTGCTGTGTTCTTGGGTTAGGGTTAGTAGCTACaattgattaattgattattagcttaaaatactttaaaaatggattaatatgattttttaaagcaacttttttataattttttattcaaaacacgcaccgtttagcagtttgagaaGCGTGTGCACGGTAACCAAGAGATTGAGGTTGGGAACGAGAGATtggttagagcaagtttaatagtatagccaattgctggctccaaatcatttatagtcaatttaatagccaattcatataatagttaccaataaacatatactacacaattaatatatggtctcacatgtcatacacacatgcatctttgagttcgtgttgcagctggctacaaatatgtatagcccgctgctcttctctcttctctcttatcttctcgaaatgtgtttatagctgttttatagtttgctattgtacctgctcttacctAGCTGatggttatatatataaaaaaattgttgaaGACGGTCAGGTCTGTCCCCTCTTGTCTCCACCACTTCGAGTGGGGTTCTCGTATCTCCAAGTTTCTGAAATGCTGGAGATGTGTATTGATTAATCTGTTTTATTGATCGCAAAAAAATTAGCTGGGAAGGATGAGATGCTGGGTTGTCCATCTACCGGCTCAAGCCCTTGTCACAATTTCCATCTCCTCTATTCATGGTCATTGGTATGGATAGGCCTGTAGTTTCATTACATTTGAAGTCAGAATTCAAATTTGCTTGAACACCGGAAGTTCCTGTCAAAGAACTTCAGAATTTCCGAGCTGCCAGGAAGTTTCGGTGTTCTTCACCAGGAGTTCTGGGCCCTGTTAAGATTTGACCGATGCGATTGTTTTTAGTATTATTTAGGAACGC
The Oryza glaberrima chromosome 8, OglaRS2, whole genome shotgun sequence DNA segment above includes these coding regions:
- the LOC127782205 gene encoding putative protease Do-like 14 isoform X2 gives rise to the protein MAAQESPPPFAAAAAATRASGDMASPPSPGEGGQSHTSERNPEKIQDQLAASSSSSAAAAKKRKSSETTTAGSTTLASRPLPPRYPPYPTLPPGTRPTRKYLDSVLDWAKERRRIAKLSKKAQCKDIPTLRDLPMDPITADAVVTSQDKAMVLRVARSVVSVSSTMPDGGGLISRCTGVVIGWDGANKRAKILTAASVVCDFNGELHNPALKLSVSMPNNTTTEGRLLFYNVHYGIALLEVMGDYKLEVPSFGSGTNYGQVIFALGRGENMSLMVSHGTISWTDYPVLLRNHNMFLSCDIPEGGSGGPVVDHDGNMIGIAFEENPGPVVISIKTIMTCMEMWDQFSRVARPLLGMQLKSVELLDVSIQEELCRDYNITSGFIVSQVLIDSTAEKLGIRRGDVIDFQDIDCSTLSQLEDHLLSLGWGYLKGMHLTADLKVEVHNLFDSYRESITFPVQFTDASKQVN
- the LOC127782205 gene encoding putative protease Do-like 14 isoform X3 — protein: MAAQESPPPFAAAAAATRASGDMASPPSPGEGGQSHTSERNPEKIQDQLAASSSSSAAAAKKRKSSETTTAGSTTLASRPLPPRYPPYPTLPPGTRPTRKYLDSVLDWAKERRRIAKLSKKAQCKDIPTLRDLPMDPITADAVVTSQDKAMVLRVARSVVSVSSTMPDGGGLISRCTGVVIGWDGANKRAKILTAASVVCDFNGELHNPALKLSVSMPNNTTTEGRLLFYNVHYGIALLEVMGDYKLEVPSFGSGTNYGQVIFALGRGENMSLMVSHGTISWTDYPVLLRNHNMFLSCDIPEGGSGGPVVDHDGNMIGIAFEENPGPVVISIKTIMTCMEMWDQFSRVARPLLGMQLKSVELLDVSIQEELCRDYNITSGFIVSQVLIDSTAEKLGIRRGDVIDFQDIDCSTLSQLEDHLLSLGWGYLKGMHLTADLKVEVHNLFDSYRESITFPVQFTDASKQVN